AGGACGCAGATGTCGGGATCGATCTCGACCAAGCTGGCGAACGGCCGGCGTAGCGGCCGCCCTCGGCCGATTCATCGCGCCGGCCTATTAAAAACGCCCCCGGACGCCCGCACCGGCTCACGGGGCGCCGGCCGGGGGGCCCGCCCGGGCCAGCTCGGGGTGGAGGGCCCTCCCCAACGCGACGAATCCGGTCAGCGCGCACTTCACTCGGACCGGCGAGAGCGGGATGCCGAGACTACGCAGGACGTCGTCGCGGGTCAGGTGCCCCGCTTCCTCCAGCGAGAGGCCACCCACGCGCTCGGTGAGCATCGACGCGCTCGCCATGCTGATCGCGCAGCCGTCGCCCTGGAAGCGGACCTCCTGGATCCTTTCCGAGCCCGGCGCGAGCTTCAGCCGCATCGTGATATGGTCCCCGCAGAGCGGGTTCGACTCGTCCCCCACCCGGTCCGCTCCCTCGAGCGGTCCGTAGTTCTTCGGCGAGCGATAGTGCTGGAGGATCACCTCCTGGTACATGTCGTAGGCCATCGCTGCCCCGGATGCGTCGAGGCGGCGCACGGTATAAATCGGCGCGCACCCCGGCGCCAGTGGGGCGCCGGAGCCCTTCCGCCGGGCGGCCGGTACGCCGGATCGGCGTGCTCGGCAGAGTACACCTTATAACCACACCCGAGTGTGTAAATTGAATGGCCGCCGGAGCACCGCGCTACGAGGCCTGGCTGTCGGCGGACGAGGTCCGGGGCCTCTCGGATGCGCTCGGGGACCCGCCGGAGTTCCGCGCCACACGCCTCGAGGCGTACGAGCGATTCCTGCGCCTGCCGCTGGAGCCGAACCCGCTCTACCGGGGATACGGGTACTTCACGAACGTGGACCTCACCGGCATCGATCCGCTCGCCTCCGCCCCGCCGGTCCCGCTGCCGCACGCCCTGCCCGGCTCCGTCCGGATCGTGCACGACGCGAGCGGCACGCGCGTCCAGGTGCCGGGAGAGCTACTCGACGCCGGCGTGCGCGTCGTGTCGCTCACGGAGGCGTGGGCCGGCGCCGACGGGGCGGCACGGGCGCTCCAGCGCGGCGGGGAGGAGCCCACCGACCGGCTGAGCGCGCTCGCGACGGCGCTCGTCAACCGCGGCTACGCCCTCGAGGTCCCCGAGGGACGGACCGAGCCGGTCCGCGTCCAGGACCTCACCGTCCTCTCCGCGGGGCGGCAGGCGCTGTCGGTTCGGCGCGCGATCCACGCCGGCGCGGGGACGCAGCTGCTGGTCAGCGAGGAGGTCTTCGCCATGCCCGGCGCGGTCGAGCATCAGCGGCTCTACGCGTCGACGACGCACGTCGATCAGGGGGCGCGCTCCAAGGCCGTCTACCTGGGCGTGCACGCGCCCGATCTCGCGACCGTGTCGATCTACCGTCGCTCGGCGACGACCGGGCCCGAGAGCCGGCTCGCCTGGATCTGGACCGGTCTCGGCGGCTTTCGCACCAAGAGCCGCAACGAGACGTCGCTGACCGGGCGGGCGTCCGTCGTCGACGACCTCCAGTTGTTCTTCGGCGCGCAGCAGCAGGCGTTCGACAGCTCCGTGAACCTCACCCACGTGGCGACCGACACGCACGGCCAATCGATTACGCGCGGGGTCTTCCGCGACGAGGCACGAGGGATGAGCCGGGGCCTCGTGCGGATCGAGCACGAGGCCCGCAAGACGGTGAGCTTCATCTCCGAGCACGCGATGCTGCTGTCGAAGGGCGCGCGCTCCGACACGATCCCGATCCTCGAGATCCTCTGCCGGGACGTCAAGGCCACGCACTCGACCTCGGTCGCACCGGTCGATCCCGAGCGGGTCTTCTATCTCGAGTCGCGGGGCCTGACCGAGGCCGAGTCGATCCGGGCCATCGGGGAGGGCTACCTCTCCTACGTCCTCGAGCGCGCGCCCGTGGCGGGACTGCGAGACCTGATGTATCCGGCGCTCGCCGCCCGCTGGGACGGCCGCCCGATCTCCTGGGGGCCCGAGGCGTTCCCGGCGCTCCCCGCGCTCGATGTCCGCGGGACCGAGGCCACGCCCGAGTGGCGGTTCGACACCAAGCTGCGCTGAGGCGTCGACCGAGCGCGAACGCGCTTCGGATGGGCGCGGCTACCCGACCGCGCCGGTCATCTCGAGCTGGATCAGCCGGTTGAGCTCCAGCGCGTAGTCGACCGGGAGCTCCTTCGCGAACTCGGCCAGGAAGCCCATCAGGATCAGGTGGATCGCGTCGGACTCGTTGAGCCCCCGGCTCATCAGGTAGAAGATCTGCTCCTCCCCGATCTTCCCGACGACGGCCTCGTGGGTGATGGTCGCGTCCTCCTCGTGGATCTCGTTGTACGGGTAGGTGTCGGAGCGGCCCAGCTCGTCGGGCAGGAGGGCGTCGCACCGCACCGCCGCCTTGACGCCGGTCGCGCCCGGGGCGACGTGGAGGAGGCCGCGGTAGCTCGTCTGGCCGCCGCGGATCGCGATCGACTTCGCGATGATCTTGCTCGAGGTGTCGGGGGCGGAGTGGACCGCCTTGGCGCCCGAGTCGATGATCTGGCCCTCGCTCGCGAAGGCGACCGACAGGATGTCGGCGCGCGCGCCGCGGCCGCGCAGGTAGACCGACGGGTACTTCATCGTCACCTTCGAGCCCATGTTGCCGTCGACCCACTCGACCAGCGAGCTCTCGTAACCGACCGCCCGCTTCGTGACCAGGTTGTAGACGTTCTTCGACCAGTTCTGGATCGTCGTGTACCGTAGCTTCGCGTACGGCTCGGCGACCACCTCAACGACCGCCGCGTGCAGCGAGTCGGTGGAGTAGACGGGCGCCGTGCAGTTGTGTACCGAGAATCCCTTGACGAGGTAGGTGTTGTTCGAGCCCACCACGTGGAAGTTGTGGACGTTCCCGCGGTACGGGGTCCGCCGGATCTTCCGGATCGGGACGAGGAACGCGTTCCCGGCGCGCCGCACGGCGTGCGCCCGCTTTCCGACCTGGTGGTAGACGATGTACGTCTTCCGGTGGTGGACCTTGCGGCCGCTCTTCATCGTCTCGTCGAACGGCTCGCGAACGTTGATCGTCGCGAATACCCCCTGGCGCGCCTGCAGCTCCTGAACTTGGAACGCGACCTGCCGGGAGATCGTCATGACACGGTGCACGGTCCCGCTCCGCTGGTAGACGTTACCGTCGCCGTTGTAGTACTTCTCGAGGAGAATGCGCTGCTTCGCCGGCGGCAGCTCCATCACGGCCTTGCTGAGACGCTTCTCACCGGCGTTCTTGCCGGCGTGCTCGACGCAGAAGCTGTAGAGCTCCCGAGAGTAGACGCCCACGGTCGCGGCGTGCTTCTTCGGTTCGGGATAGCTCCACGCCTGCTCGCCCGTGAGCTCCCGGATCGCTGCGGAGACCTCCGCGACGTACTCCCGCTCGTCGCGGTGGAAGGTGAACGTGACCGCGTCGCACCCGTTGATCTGCTGAGCGCACCCTTCGGCGAGGTAGTAGCCGAGCAGTGACAAGGCCGCGGGGCTGAACCGGGGGTCGTCGTGCTCGGTCCGGTTGATCGGGTAGTGGACGAAGTCGCCCGGAACGAGCTTGCCGGCCGGCACGAACTCGGGCTGAGCCGCCTCCAGACGCCGCGGGTCGACGTCCGAGAGCGCCCGGTTCGTCCGCCGGCAGACGCTGACCTTGCGCCGGGGGACGCAGAGAACCGGATGCTCCGGGGTCAACTGGAACGCGTTCCCGACCGAGACCGGAGTGACGCCGATCAGCTCGCCATCGAACGGTCGGACCATCGTCTTCTCGACCGTGGTCTCTGCGCCGTCGCTGTTGAGAACCGGCTGCCCCGCGGAGATCTGCTCGATCGGCGTGAGCTCGTCGCCGACAAGGACCTCCTCGCCGACCGGAAGGCAGCCCTCAAGGTAATGCACTTTCGAGCCTTTGTCACCGATGATCAGTGTCCGTTCAAACTGACCCACGTTCTTAGCGTTAATCCGGAAGTACGCCTGGAGCGGGATCTTGCAGTCGACGTTCGGCGGGATGTAGACGAAGCTTCCGCCGGACCATACCGCGCTATTGAGGGCGGCGAACTTGTTGTCGTTGTACGGGACGATCCGACCGAAGTACTTCCGGACGAGGTCCGGATGCTCGCGGACGGCCGAGTCCGTGTCGCAGAAGATGATGCCCTGCGCCGCGAGGTCC
This region of Thermoplasmata archaeon genomic DNA includes:
- a CDS encoding SUF system NifU family Fe-S cluster assembly protein, whose product is MAYDMYQEVILQHYRSPKNYGPLEGADRVGDESNPLCGDHITMRLKLAPGSERIQEVRFQGDGCAISMASASMLTERVGGLSLEEAGHLTRDDVLRSLGIPLSPVRVKCALTGFVALGRALHPELARAGPPAGAP
- a CDS encoding SufD family Fe-S cluster assembly protein codes for the protein MAAGAPRYEAWLSADEVRGLSDALGDPPEFRATRLEAYERFLRLPLEPNPLYRGYGYFTNVDLTGIDPLASAPPVPLPHALPGSVRIVHDASGTRVQVPGELLDAGVRVVSLTEAWAGADGAARALQRGGEEPTDRLSALATALVNRGYALEVPEGRTEPVRVQDLTVLSAGRQALSVRRAIHAGAGTQLLVSEEVFAMPGAVEHQRLYASTTHVDQGARSKAVYLGVHAPDLATVSIYRRSATTGPESRLAWIWTGLGGFRTKSRNETSLTGRASVVDDLQLFFGAQQQAFDSSVNLTHVATDTHGQSITRGVFRDEARGMSRGLVRIEHEARKTVSFISEHAMLLSKGARSDTIPILEILCRDVKATHSTSVAPVDPERVFYLESRGLTEAESIRAIGEGYLSYVLERAPVAGLRDLMYPALAARWDGRPISWGPEAFPALPALDVRGTEATPEWRFDTKLR
- a CDS encoding SufD family Fe-S cluster assembly protein encodes the protein MAQTAQEITPLDYTRYDFKNPETYRLRIAKGLSREVVEQISDFKKEPDWMREYRLRAYAHFVERPMPDWGPDLSDIDFDAYTYYANPLLEGETKRSWDDLPADIKNTFEKLGIPKAEREYFGGVGAQYDSGTMYHKLREDLAAQGIIFCDTDSAVREHPDLVRKYFGRIVPYNDNKFAALNSAVWSGGSFVYIPPNVDCKIPLQAYFRINAKNVGQFERTLIIGDKGSKVHYLEGCLPVGEEVLVGDELTPIEQISAGQPVLNSDGAETTVEKTMVRPFDGELIGVTPVSVGNAFQLTPEHPVLCVPRRKVSVCRRTNRALSDVDPRRLEAAQPEFVPAGKLVPGDFVHYPINRTEHDDPRFSPAALSLLGYYLAEGCAQQINGCDAVTFTFHRDEREYVAEVSAAIRELTGEQAWSYPEPKKHAATVGVYSRELYSFCVEHAGKNAGEKRLSKAVMELPPAKQRILLEKYYNGDGNVYQRSGTVHRVMTISRQVAFQVQELQARQGVFATINVREPFDETMKSGRKVHHRKTYIVYHQVGKRAHAVRRAGNAFLVPIRKIRRTPYRGNVHNFHVVGSNNTYLVKGFSVHNCTAPVYSTDSLHAAVVEVVAEPYAKLRYTTIQNWSKNVYNLVTKRAVGYESSLVEWVDGNMGSKVTMKYPSVYLRGRGARADILSVAFASEGQIIDSGAKAVHSAPDTSSKIIAKSIAIRGGQTSYRGLLHVAPGATGVKAAVRCDALLPDELGRSDTYPYNEIHEEDATITHEAVVGKIGEEQIFYLMSRGLNESDAIHLILMGFLAEFAKELPVDYALELNRLIQLEMTGAVG